In a single window of the Eleginops maclovinus isolate JMC-PN-2008 ecotype Puerto Natales chromosome 6, JC_Emac_rtc_rv5, whole genome shotgun sequence genome:
- the LOC134866251 gene encoding neuropilin and tolloid-like protein 1 isoform X1 has protein sequence MVHKLLLHIALAASLFSRELSGASATKTKTQVKNNSGVTPAGQCGTWIKEPEGGYFTSPNYPEKYPPERECVYIIEASPRQCIDLFFDEKYSIEPSWECKFDHIEVRDGPFLFSPILGRFCGQESPSYVRSSGRYLYIKFVADGELEAMGFSARYNFTQDPEFTGVGELPALPFCEFDLSGPEGFVESAQIAGESRALQTEAVDCRWFIKAPPKARIYLRFLEYEMHNSNECKRNFVAIYDGSSSVEHLKNKFCSTVANDVMLVSSVGVVRLWADEGSRKSKFRILFTTFHEPPCEGETFFCHSNMCINQTLVCNGIQNCVFPWDENHCKEKRQASILDSLDSTNLAIIGVTCGLVLILLIISVIIQVKQPRKKYIIRRDDFDPALLHPGFEPPHYELCTLRRTPSGDLNDADMTEDYEKFHKLRRSSSKCIRDHHCGSFPGSMHGSVHDSRSNLSMRDATIAADGGGLVPPPLPPGMVSQQSPHLSHHTTPGGHRSILVMKHSYSQDAAEGYRAEEDEDLMMEDGPTTSQQRMYHHQMHHGSSGLEHAVHRTLSNDF, from the exons ATGGTGCACAAACTTTTGCTGCACATCG CTTTGGCAGCAAGTCTCTTCTCACGTGAGCTTTCGGGTGCCTCAGCtaccaaaacaaaaactcaag TGAAGAATAACTCGGGTGTGACACCAGCTGGGCAGTGTGGGACCTGGATAAAGGAGCCTGAGGGAGGGTATTTCACCTCACCCAACTACCCAGAAAAATACCCTCCTGAGAGAGAATGTGTCTATATTATTGAGG cCTCTCCACGACAGTGCATTGACTTGTTTTTCGACGAGAAGTATTCAATTGAGCCGTCCTGGGAGTGTAAGTTCGACCACATCGAGGTACGCGATGGGCCATTTTTGTTCTCTCCCATCCTTGGTCGCTTCTGTGGGCAGGAAAGCCCTTCATATGTCCGCTCCAGTGGGAGGTACCTGTACATCAAGTTTGTCGCTGATGGGGAATTGGAGGCTATGGGTTTCTCTGCCCGGTATAACTTCACACAAG ATCCAGAATTCACTGGAGTTGGGGAACTGCCAGCTCTGCCAT TTTGTGAGTTTGATCTGAGTGGTCCGGAAGGCTTTGTAGAATCAGCCCAGATAGCCGGGGAGAGCCGGGCACTGCAGACTGAGGCTGTAGACTGCAGGTGGTTCATCAAGGCTCCACCAAAAGCTAGG ATCTACTTGCGTTTCCTGGAATATGAGATGCACAACTCGAACGAGTGCAAGCGTAACTTCGTTGCCATCTACGACGGTAGCAGTTCGGTTGAGCACCTGAAGAATAAGTTCTGCTCCACGGTGGCCAACGATGTCATGCTGGTGTCTTCTGTGGGTGTGGTGAGGCTGTGGGCAGATGAGGGTAGCAGGAAGAGCAAATTCAGGATCCTCTTTACAACTTTCCATGAGC ctccATGTGAAGGAGAAACTTTCTTTTGCCATAGCAACATGTGCATCAACCAAACGCTGGTCTGCAATGGTATCCAGAACTGTGTTTTCCCATGGGACGAGAATCACTGCAAAG AGAAAAGGCAGGCCAGCATTCTGGACTCACTGGATAGTACTAATCTCGCTATCATCGGAGTCACCTGTGGCCTGGTTCTCATCCTGCTCATCATCTCTGTCATCATCCAGGTCAAACAGCCTCGCAAGAAATACATCATTCGCAG AGATGACTTTGACCCTGCCCTCCTTCACCCTGGTTTTGAGCCACCTCACTATGAGCTCTGCACTCTGCGCCGCACCCCCTCCGGCGACCTGAACGATGCCGACATGACCGAAGACTACGAGAAATTTCACAAGCTCCGACGTTCCTCCTCCAAATGCATCCGGGACCACCATTGTGGCTCTTTCCCGGGGAGCATGCATGGCAGTGTCCACGATAGTCGCAGCAACCTGAGCATGAGGGATGCCACCATAGCGGCTGATGGGGGGGGCCTCGTGCCACCGCCACTGCCTCCAGGGATGGTGAGCCAGCAGTCACCGCACCTATCCCACCATACCACACCCGGTGGACACAGGAGTATCCTGGTGATGAAGCATAGCTACTCTCAGGATGCGGCAGAGGGGTACAGGGCAGAAGAAGACGAGGACTTGATGATGGAAGATGGTCCCACCACCAGTCAGCAACGCATGTACCACCATCAGATGCATCATGGCTCTTCAGGGCTGGAACATGCTGTCCACCGTACACTGTCTAATGACTTCTAA
- the atpsckmt gene encoding ATP synthase subunit C lysine N-methyltransferase: MSQEELFMDSVTAGKLTEKRSRSNLGLAVTGLLGGSLVALYAVAAPFVAPALRKVCLPFVPATTAQVENVLGVLRARTGRLVDIGSGDGRIVIAAAKHGFKASGFELNPWLVWYSRYKALREGVQHSTSFHISDLWKVSFAQYSNVVIFGVPQMMDQLEVKLASELPSTAKVVACRFPFPTWVPECTAGEGIDTVWVYDAKTFKTDMQNGMTRKRTPEPEDKPDSHTLM, from the exons ATGTCACAAGAGGAGCTCTTTATGGACTCAGTAACAGCAGGAAAGCTAACGGAGAAAAGGAGCAGGAGTAACCTTGGTCTCGCCGTGACTGGGTTGTTAGGAGGGTCGCTGGTCGCCCTGTATGCAGTTGCGGCTCCGTTTGTCGCCCCTGCCCTGAGGAAAGTCTGCCTCCCGTTCGTCCCTGCGACCACGGCTCAGGTGGAGAATGTCCTCGGGGTTCTGCGAGCCAGAACAGGGCGCCTGGTGGACATAGGGAGCGGAGATGGAAGGATA GTGATAGCAGCAGCTAAGCATGGCTTTAAGGCATCAGGCTTTGAGCTGAACCCCTGGCTTGTATGGTATTCTCGCTACAAGGCCTTGAGAGAGGGAGTCCAGCACTCAACCTCCTTCCACATCTCTGACTTATGGAAG GTCAGTTTTGCTCAGTATTCCAATGTTGTCATATTTGGAGTCCCTCAAATG ATGGACCAGCTGGAGGTGAAGCTTGCAAGCGAGTTACCGAGTACAGCCAAGGTGGTGGCATGCCGCTTTCCCTTTCCTACTTGGGTCCCTGAATGCACCGCTGGAGAGGGCATAGACACTGTGTGGGTGTATGATGCcaagacatttaaaacagacaTGCAAAATGGCATGACAAGGAAAAGAACACCAGAACCTGAAGATAAACCAgattcacacacattaatgtaA
- the LOC134866251 gene encoding neuropilin and tolloid-like protein 1 isoform X2 has translation MVHKLLLHIALAASLFSRELSGASATKTKTQASPRQCIDLFFDEKYSIEPSWECKFDHIEVRDGPFLFSPILGRFCGQESPSYVRSSGRYLYIKFVADGELEAMGFSARYNFTQDPEFTGVGELPALPFCEFDLSGPEGFVESAQIAGESRALQTEAVDCRWFIKAPPKARIYLRFLEYEMHNSNECKRNFVAIYDGSSSVEHLKNKFCSTVANDVMLVSSVGVVRLWADEGSRKSKFRILFTTFHEPPCEGETFFCHSNMCINQTLVCNGIQNCVFPWDENHCKEKRQASILDSLDSTNLAIIGVTCGLVLILLIISVIIQVKQPRKKYIIRRDDFDPALLHPGFEPPHYELCTLRRTPSGDLNDADMTEDYEKFHKLRRSSSKCIRDHHCGSFPGSMHGSVHDSRSNLSMRDATIAADGGGLVPPPLPPGMVSQQSPHLSHHTTPGGHRSILVMKHSYSQDAAEGYRAEEDEDLMMEDGPTTSQQRMYHHQMHHGSSGLEHAVHRTLSNDF, from the exons ATGGTGCACAAACTTTTGCTGCACATCG CTTTGGCAGCAAGTCTCTTCTCACGTGAGCTTTCGGGTGCCTCAGCtaccaaaacaaaaactcaag cCTCTCCACGACAGTGCATTGACTTGTTTTTCGACGAGAAGTATTCAATTGAGCCGTCCTGGGAGTGTAAGTTCGACCACATCGAGGTACGCGATGGGCCATTTTTGTTCTCTCCCATCCTTGGTCGCTTCTGTGGGCAGGAAAGCCCTTCATATGTCCGCTCCAGTGGGAGGTACCTGTACATCAAGTTTGTCGCTGATGGGGAATTGGAGGCTATGGGTTTCTCTGCCCGGTATAACTTCACACAAG ATCCAGAATTCACTGGAGTTGGGGAACTGCCAGCTCTGCCAT TTTGTGAGTTTGATCTGAGTGGTCCGGAAGGCTTTGTAGAATCAGCCCAGATAGCCGGGGAGAGCCGGGCACTGCAGACTGAGGCTGTAGACTGCAGGTGGTTCATCAAGGCTCCACCAAAAGCTAGG ATCTACTTGCGTTTCCTGGAATATGAGATGCACAACTCGAACGAGTGCAAGCGTAACTTCGTTGCCATCTACGACGGTAGCAGTTCGGTTGAGCACCTGAAGAATAAGTTCTGCTCCACGGTGGCCAACGATGTCATGCTGGTGTCTTCTGTGGGTGTGGTGAGGCTGTGGGCAGATGAGGGTAGCAGGAAGAGCAAATTCAGGATCCTCTTTACAACTTTCCATGAGC ctccATGTGAAGGAGAAACTTTCTTTTGCCATAGCAACATGTGCATCAACCAAACGCTGGTCTGCAATGGTATCCAGAACTGTGTTTTCCCATGGGACGAGAATCACTGCAAAG AGAAAAGGCAGGCCAGCATTCTGGACTCACTGGATAGTACTAATCTCGCTATCATCGGAGTCACCTGTGGCCTGGTTCTCATCCTGCTCATCATCTCTGTCATCATCCAGGTCAAACAGCCTCGCAAGAAATACATCATTCGCAG AGATGACTTTGACCCTGCCCTCCTTCACCCTGGTTTTGAGCCACCTCACTATGAGCTCTGCACTCTGCGCCGCACCCCCTCCGGCGACCTGAACGATGCCGACATGACCGAAGACTACGAGAAATTTCACAAGCTCCGACGTTCCTCCTCCAAATGCATCCGGGACCACCATTGTGGCTCTTTCCCGGGGAGCATGCATGGCAGTGTCCACGATAGTCGCAGCAACCTGAGCATGAGGGATGCCACCATAGCGGCTGATGGGGGGGGCCTCGTGCCACCGCCACTGCCTCCAGGGATGGTGAGCCAGCAGTCACCGCACCTATCCCACCATACCACACCCGGTGGACACAGGAGTATCCTGGTGATGAAGCATAGCTACTCTCAGGATGCGGCAGAGGGGTACAGGGCAGAAGAAGACGAGGACTTGATGATGGAAGATGGTCCCACCACCAGTCAGCAACGCATGTACCACCATCAGATGCATCATGGCTCTTCAGGGCTGGAACATGCTGTCCACCGTACACTGTCTAATGACTTCTAA